GACAAACACGGATGGTTCCAGGTTTTATTTGGTTCAGCACATCACAGTTCACTTCATGTTTACATCAGGATTTGAAGTCTGAAGAACCAGCAAACACTGACAGAGGTCTGAGCATCTGAAACTTTCAAATGCTGTTCCACGTTCAGAttctgtagtgtgtgtgtgtgtgtgtgtgtgtgtgtgtgtgtgtgtgtgtgtgtgtgtgtgtgatgagccaGAACAGGACACACATCTGAGTCTCTCACAGATTTTAATTCATTCTTGACCTTTACAGGGTCATGGTCGACGCTTCCTAACCTCTTCATCCACCTTCATCCTCGTCAGCTCGTCAACTGATTTAGCTGAACCTAAAATCCACTTTAACTCACTCTAAGATCAGATGTTAAATCAGTAATGCCCATGTGTAGGTGACCCattaaactaaaaacacaacaacgaACAGGTTGACAGTGAAGAGTTGCTCTGGTATTGACAGATCCTGCTGTTCAGAGAATTGCAGTGAGAATATTTACAGAGAAGAACTGAATGGTTTGTCACAGTGCAGGCAGAGGTCAAGGGTCACGAAGAGAAACCCTCACCTGAAAACATGGACGTGCACCTGTTGCACCGTTGGACTCTGGTTCTGTGTTGTGGGCTGATATGACGACGGGGTCGTTTTGATTTTTTCTCTATTTAAGGTGCATGTCATTAAACTCACTAAAAGTGCTTGAGTGCGGATTGTTTCCATCCATGTAGTTAATCTGTCCTCATCCATTAAATCACTTTAGTGGGTTTGAAACCGAGAGCATGagcttaaaaaatgttttttgtgctgtttttactCTTTTTCTGGACTTCATACAATTTCAAGTAAATCTAAACCTAATGTCACCGTTCTCATCGTTTTGCCAAGTTAAACTAAAAGGCTTGAAAATGTTGTAAGAGACAGATTTCACAGTTGTACATGAACCAAATAAACACTAGGAGGAAGAGTCGGTCACTGTTTCACTGCTTCAAGAGGTTTCAGCTGCACTTGAAAACCTTTCTCTGGCAGTTTTGCATGTTTCCTTGTTTATGACTATTTGAGAATGTGAAGCCAAGTGCCGTTCTGGGTTTCTAGACAGCGCATGAGACGCCATGAACATCCCCAGAATCCGGACCGTGGGCTGATGGTGCCGTCGCTGTCTGGGTGTGCTCTCGTTGGGCCGGTATCTTTTGGTTTGGTCCATGCGTCCGAACAGAATGGGTCCTTTGTGGTCTCCGTTTGTctttcagtgctgctgctcagagcagcttcctctggTCCTGCGGGCGCGTCACCCCTTTACTTCTCCTCCTCAGGGACCTTTTGTGTAGCCTGTTATGGCTGGCGCCAGCTGGGGAGGAGAGGTGCGCATACTGATGACATCACGTAAACACAAGTGGCCAAGCGCCTTATAAATCAGCCCAGCGCTCGCGGCGTGGCTAACGGACCCATTTCAGCCGCTGCCACCGGCTCTCGGCCAGTGTGTCGCTGAAATGGAGCTGAACAATATATTACATCCTCCTCACTAATCCTGGGTTTCACACAGTTTACGCGCTAATGTGTGTTAAAGTCAAACCTCCTCCATCAGCCGCAAAGAGATTTAAGGCGCTGGCACCGCTGTTGCTGAGACTTAACAGGATGCACTGCgctcataaaaacacagctgaGCCGAACGCGCTCACCTTGTGTACATTCCACCTGAGGCTCCTCCCACCGCCCGTCGCCCCTGCAGCGAATGACGGGCGGGTGGCGCTGCGTGTAGCCCGCCTCACACTGGTAGCGGACTGTGGAGCCCACGGCGTAGCGCTCTCTGTCGGGGCCCATCCGTCGGCCATGTTCCACCTCAGGAGGAGCTCCACACGtggctgagagagagaagaaccACAGAAGAACTGAGCCACGACGCTTCACTTACTGCTGACAGAGCTTCGTTGGCTgaactagaaacaaaacaacGGACAGGTCGCAACCAGGACGCCCACTGTGGCCTGTCTGGTCTTGCAGGTGAAGGGAAGGCGGTAACCGCAGGGCACGCTACTCCACCATCCACCGTCCATCATCACACAGTTCTCCTCTGGGATCTCCTCTGTTCGGTCAGGCCTCCAGTTCTCAAAGTTCTGATCGGACATTGTCATAAAATTAAAAGTTGTCTCACAGTCAGCGCGAATCTGTGACTGTCACAGCTGAATAAACTCACCATTGGACTCCCGTCGCTCCATCCGTTGTTACTGAGTCCAATCCACTGGTTCCACACGTTGTCTGTGACAGAGTGGAGGATGTTAGCATCAAATTCAGCTCGTACTGAGTCCGGAGTGAATTTGTTGTCATGCAACATGAACGTCTTATTCTGATATTCATCCAAAACGTAAATACTCACCCTTAATatactgcagctcctcctgggaGCCAACGCTGACCAGGTGGGCGTCGATGTCTCTACAGCGCTCCTCAGCGTCAGACCAGGTGACTTTCTCATCAAAGTGAATGTAGCAGTTGCCCATGACCTCCACCCAGCCTTTAGCGCAGCCGTGCACTTCTACACAACCAATGCATTCATACATGTTAATCACCAGCAGTGGGAAACGCGTTGTGATGAGGAAAAGGACCGTTACCTTCTATTTCAGGCTGCGCCaccacagcagggggtcctggTGTCACAGATGGTGCTGCAGTCGGGCTGCTGGAAGCTGTGTCAGGCGTCACCACTtgaagtgtttcctgagggaaaCCGCGTCCTGAAACATCTAAGCTCTGGTCCAAAGTGTCACTGAAGTCACGGTGGATCCCAGACCCACTGCCCTGCCCGCTGATCTCCACCACCCCACGGCCCGCTGCGGGGCCATGGACCCCGGACTCCAAAGGTACTAAAATGGTCTCGTCGCTTGTAATGAAGATGATCTCGCTGTCCTCTGGGAGGTGGTCTCCAGAGGCAGAACCGCTGCCAGATGCAAAACCACTGGGAAGGCCGCTGGGGAGGCCCGATCCAGAGGGCTGGTATCCAGTCAGCTCCTGCTCACCGGACAGGTGGACTGTGAGATCAGCTCCACTGTGGTCCATAAATGAGATGTCAAATCCACCAGATCCCGATCCACCAGATCCCGATCCACCAAATACTGGTCCTCCGGATCCTGATCCTCCAGATCCTGATCCTCCAGATCCTGATACAAAAATTACTGATTGACCAGATCCTGATCCTGTACACCCTGAACCAAACGCACTTCCACATTCTGGCACGCTTGATTCAATCTGTCCTGATCTAAACTGCTGCTCAGTGGATTCTTGGGATCCGGACACCTCTACCATCTTTCCTTCCACCATGGTTATCATTAGGTTATCGATGCCACTGAAGCCACTGGTCAAGCCTGATCCTGATGCGCTGAAGCCAGACTGCTGTACAACACCCAGGTCCCCTGAGCCAGAAGCAGAACCCGGTTCTCCAGATGTGAAGGTGACGGTACTTCCCTCTGTGGCCTCCTGGGCGCTTCCAGATGCAGACGGGTCTCCGGATAAGATACCAGAGTGTCCACTGAAGGTGACGCCTTGTCCTGAGCCAGAGGTGTCACCACTGGTACCAGAGGTGCCGGATGCTCCTGACACttcacctgaacctgaaccagaaccagaacctgactcTTCAGCAGGAGGTACGCTGGGTActgtcagaaaaaaacatcatttattgCCATATGCGATTATATAACAAAGGTTCTTTTAAACTGTGAACACACATGGCAACAGGAAGCTCAGGACTCGTACGCAGCAGCTGACTTACCAGGAGGAACAGCTTCCACACCTACAATGACTGTTTGGTCGATAAACTCCTCGATGCCAGTAAAGTTTTGACTGATCTCGGTTTCATTGTAGACTGTGGCGACTGTGAGTAAGAAACATGAAGCCAGTCACGTCCAGCCATGACGGCATCACCTCCATAGTTACTGAAACTCATGCGTCTGACTGACCTGTAGGAGCGAAATCATCCGTTACGTTTGTCGTCTCCTGGACCACGTCCACCGTCACTGTGGTCACTTCAACACTGGATTCATTCTCAAAGTGAACCGCAGGGATTTCAGCTACAAAAAGACAGTCCAGACGGTTTTTAGTAAAACGGACAAATGTGGAGACAAGCAGGAAACTGAATCTCGCCCATGCTGCATACGCTCCTAACATACAAACATCTACTATTCACGCATGTCCTTGGTTTCCTACGTTTGAAGCAGTAGGCATCGTAGCGCGAGTGCTCGTCGGGGAAGCCGGTCTGGTTGGGATGAGCGTAGATGATCTGGACCCCGACCTGACCGCCCCCacactggggcctgggggtgGTGATGGGGTAGCGCACGCTGCCATCCAGCAGCCAGCCTGGACGACACTTGTCCAGACCCAGGTTCCAGGCGGCGTGGAGCTGCCCGGGAGAGGCCAGGGTGGCGTTCAGGTCCCGGCAGTGCTGCACAGCTTCCTCATAGGAGAAGCTGTCGTAGTCGCTGGTGAAGAAGACCTCGCCTGGTGGAGGGAGCAGCACGTCAGACACGGCTACGCACGGACACAAAGCTCAGCCCGTCTGCTCACGTCATTCACCTCGGAGCCGGTCGACGTAACAGAACACGTCGTAACGTTCGTCTGCTGGCCTCAGGCCGTACGACCTCACGCCTGGAAGGTGTAGCAGATTACCAGCGCAGTTATCTCTGGGAGATACGATTGGATACCTGAGCTCGACAAGGAGGAAGGTACAACAGGTCAAGGATTTGACTTTAAATTACAGACATAGAGCAGTGGCCTCGTCCACTGAACTGACCGGACGGTTTGGTCTCGCAGCCACCCGGCGTCACACTGGTGGAGGCCTCTCTCGAAGGCTGCCTGCAGCTGCTTGGGGCTGGCGATGACGGCGCCGACGCTCTGGCAGGTCTGCTGAGCCTCCAGGAAGGTCAGGGTGTAGCGACCAGCGATGGGCCGGTAGTGGAACACCACGCCTGGAAAGGAAACGATTGGCTGCCAGTGTTAGGGAGGCGATGActggctgcaggtgtgtgaggtAGGAAATAACAGCTCACCTGTGGGAGCCATGGCCTCATCCACGTCTGTCAGGTTGGTTCCAGGCTCATGGGTCACAGTGGGGGGTGCCAGAGGGGAGAGCGTGTCCACACCTCCAAACCTGAGCTCGTTATCGGATGAGCTGTTGAGTACTGGCTGCATGCCGGAGGGAGGGGTTCCACGAAAGATGATGTCTGGGAAGGGGGTGGTCCTTCCAGGCACCGCGTCTTCATCCTCAGCATCTGGGAGAACCAGCAAAAGCTTGAGGTGGATACATTCCCAAAGCAAAGGCCGCTACAGAACACAACACGAGATAAGTCACCTTGGAAGCAGATGGCGTCGTAGCGGGAGTCGGGGTAGGGGTACCCTGTCTGGTTGGGGAACAGATAGACGGTCCTCACGCCCAGCAGGCCTCCTCCACACTGAGGCCTGGCCACGCTGATGGGGTAGCGGACGCTCCTGTCGGCCAGCCAGCCGGCGTTGCACACGTCCATGCCGGCCTTCCAGGCCAGGTGCAGCTCCCCGGTGGTGGCGAGGCGGGCGCCCAGCTTGGCACACTGGTCCTCTGCCTCGTAGAAGGTGAACTTCTCCACTGACATGGAGTAGAAGACTCTGCCTgggggagagacggaggaggccCACACGTTTACCTGGAGGGTGTCAGGTGCGAGTGCCTGTGAACCTGGaagctgtgcttttattgtgcagCACCTGAGATTTTCTCTGCAAAGCAGTAGACGTCGTAGGTCTCATTGACGTCTCTCACGCCGTAGGTTCTCACACCGGGGAAGTTCTCCTTGTCGCCATAGCAACGCTCTCTTGGTTCATGAATGGGGTACCTTGATGTACAAGAGAGATGGACTTGGGTGAAGGGTCTGTAATTCATTTAATTACATTTCCAAACGATTCTGTTATTTATTGTACATCTGATTCACATTTATTTTGGATTTTTACTGAGTCTGAGTTGAAAAAAACCCATCAAAGGCCAGAAGATCAGTTGGATTAGATGCCAAAATAAATTccctctctgtgctgctgttcaacaacaacatactgtaagacaTCAGCTGAATCCCTGTGTGGCTTTGCTCCAGttgctctgtttgtctttcagacGTCCAATAAAAATTGGTTTGGTGAACTGGAAAATTCATCATGACGTATGAATATAACTTGCTTCATCGTCATCTTTTCCACATTGACTTGAAATAAAGTAGTTGTGTAGTTAGTGGAAAGGAAGGACTCCCCTTCATGCGTTTCCTCCGTACACTGACTCCATTCAGTGAAACCCACCTGACGGTCTGATCCGAGAGCCAGCCGGCGTCGCACTGGTGGTAGCCGTCGTCGTAGGCGGCCTGGAGCTGCGCGGGCGTGGCGATGGTGGCGCCGTTGTGGACGCAGGCAGCTTTGGCCTTCTCAAACGTCAGCGTGTAACGGTTGGAGATGGCCCGATAGTGGAACACAATGCCTGTGGGAGACGGAAATGGAGAGCTGGGCACGAATCACTCCGACACTGATCAGGTGCAAAAGCCTGCtttgtgtaacgaaccctggacctggacgtccacggtgTCGTAGGTGTCCTCGATGCCCAGCAGCACCTCGCAGCGGTAGGTGCCCGAGTCCTTGGCCCTCAGCTCCGTTATCTCCAGGGTGGCGTCAGTGGGCACCAGCGGGTAGTTGACCATGGTCACTCTGTCCAGGTACTCGGCCTGCACGTGGACCTTCCCCTCCGACGCCACCAGGATGCTGGTGACTTTCCCCTGGGTGACGTGGCTCCATTTGATGCGGTGCTGGTTTGGGGGGGCGGTCGGGGCCCCGGGGTCGGCGACGGCGTTGTCCTGGAAGTAGCAGGGTACCACCACCTTTCCTcccagcagcggctgcaggggtCGCTCCAGAGGGATGCTAACACGCAGCGCCCCATCCAGGTCTGTGGCAACACAGCATTTAAACTGGGGTTTTACAGAAAACCTGAAACcttatattaataaatgttgttatgcacaaacatttattaatagTCAATAATATTCATTAAAGAGAACTTCTCCTTCGCTTACCATCAGGCTTTTCTGACGATGTGGTTGCTGAGATGAGTGGAAAGGACGCGCAGAGCAGAAGTAAGAGCCTCATCATCACCTGAGAAACACCAGCAAAGTCACAGCAAATGAGTCAGTAAAGAACGACAGTAGAATCTACTCAACTATCAGTCATTTGGGCCAAACGTAGAACGTGAGTCCTGCCTCGCCTCAAATGGACACTGGTTCAGTTGTTACAGTGAGGGAGCGGTTTCTGGTGCCATGTCCAGAAAATAGAGCACGTTTTCCTGCGACGTCACCTTCATCAGCTGAAGTTAAAATGGGGCGGCAGGAGTTTAGTATGAGATGGAAACACCATGGGAGCTCGTTGAGGACAGAAAGACTCAGTGTCTCTGCACAGACGCGTCCTGACTCAGGTTCACACACAGTGATTCATTGGCTTCCAACGCTTTTCCGTTCCTTGGGAAGTCAGCGTTGAAGCTTGTTTTCCAGCTTTTTACTGTCAGTGTGTCAGGATTTTTCATCAGgaaaatactgtatgtccaaTATTAGCATTTAGCTCAAATCCTATTTTAAAACTttagttttaaagtttaattttaaatgtgtaGTGAACATCCCTTTCgtctgttccttcttctgtcgGCTTCTGCATCAGTATCACAGACCCCCACGTATCGAGCCCAGATACCACACTGCttattttctctcctctttccacCGCGGTGACGTGCAGCTCACTCCAGCATCCAAACTGAACCCTCATTATGCTGTTCACAGGCCCCAGGACAGTCTGCAGAGCTCTGGCCACAAAGACACATTTACGGCTATTAAACCTGCAGCTCACAGAGAGTTTGCAGAGGCTGAACTCGGCGACCTGGAGTGAAAGGCCAAGGATGGAAGCTccgctgactcagcagcagcagaacatgtACAACATGCATTCAGTTCAGCGAATGCGTGACGATCAGAGCGAGGAGAGATgaatgagtgtgtctgtgtgtgtgtgtttgtgtgtgtgtgtgtgtgtgtgtgtgtgtgtgtgtgtgtgtgtgtgtgtgtgtgtgtgtgtgtgtgtgtgtgtgtgtgtgtgttacagcacATGTTACACCAGGCTCATGTTTGTCAAAAG
The genomic region above belongs to Betta splendens chromosome 6, fBetSpl5.4, whole genome shotgun sequence and contains:
- the acanb gene encoding aggrecan core protein isoform X2, with amino-acid sequence MMRLLLLLCASFPLISATTSSEKPDDLDGALRVSIPLERPLQPLLGGKVVVPCYFQDNAVADPGAPTAPPNQHRIKWSHVTQGKVTSILVASEGKVHVQAEYLDRVTMVNYPLVPTDATLEITELRAKDSGTYRCEVLLGIEDTYDTVDVQVQGIVFHYRAISNRYTLTFEKAKAACVHNGATIATPAQLQAAYDDGYHQCDAGWLSDQTVRYPIHEPRERCYGDKENFPGVRTYGVRDVNETYDVYCFAEKISGRVFYSMSVEKFTFYEAEDQCAKLGARLATTGELHLAWKAGMDVCNAGWLADRSVRYPISVARPQCGGGLLGVRTVYLFPNQTGYPYPDSRYDAICFQDAEDEDAVPGRTTPFPDIIFRGTPPSGMQPVLNSSSDNELRFGGVDTLSPLAPPTVTHEPGTNLTDVDEAMAPTGVVFHYRPIAGRYTLTFLEAQQTCQSVGAVIASPKQLQAAFERGLHQCDAGWLRDQTVRYPIVSPRDNCAGNLLHLPGVRSYGLRPADERYDVFCYVDRLRGEVFFTSDYDSFSYEEAVQHCRDLNATLASPGQLHAAWNLGLDKCRPGWLLDGSVRYPITTPRPQCGGGQVGVQIIYAHPNQTGFPDEHSRYDAYCFKPEIPAVHFENESSVEVTTVTVDVVQETTNVTDDFAPTVATVYNETEISQNFTGIEEFIDQTVIVGVEAVPPVPSVPPAEESGSGSGSGSGEVSGASGTSGTSGDTSGSGQGVTFSGHSGILSGDPSASGSAQEATEGSTVTFTSGEPGSASGSGDLGVVQQSGFSASGSGLTSGFSGIDNLMITMVEGKMVEVSGSQESTEQQFRSGQIESSVPECGSAFGSGCTGSGSGQSVIFVSGSGGSGSGGSGSGGPVFGGSGSGGSGSGGFDISFMDHSGADLTVHLSGEQELTGYQPSGSGLPSGLPSGFASGSGSASGDHLPEDSEIIFITSDETILVPLESGVHGPAAGRGVVEISGQGSGSGIHRDFSDTLDQSLDVSGRGFPQETLQVVTPDTASSSPTAAPSVTPGPPAVVAQPEIEVHGCAKGWVEVMGNCYIHFDEKVTWSDAEERCRDIDAHLVSVGSQEELQYIKDNVWNQWIGLSNNGWSDGSPMNFENWRPDRTEEIPEENCVMMDGGWWSSVPCGYRLPFTCKTRQATVGVLVATSTCGAPPEVEHGRRMGPDRERYAVGSTVRYQCEAGYTQRHPPVIRCRGDGRWEEPQVECTQAGASHNRLHKRSLRRRSKGVTRPQDQRKLL
- the acanb gene encoding aggrecan core protein isoform X1, with protein sequence MMRLLLLLCASFPLISATTSSEKPDDLDGALRVSIPLERPLQPLLGGKVVVPCYFQDNAVADPGAPTAPPNQHRIKWSHVTQGKVTSILVASEGKVHVQAEYLDRVTMVNYPLVPTDATLEITELRAKDSGTYRCEVLLGIEDTYDTVDVQVQGIVFHYRAISNRYTLTFEKAKAACVHNGATIATPAQLQAAYDDGYHQCDAGWLSDQTVRYPIHEPRERCYGDKENFPGVRTYGVRDVNETYDVYCFAEKISGRVFYSMSVEKFTFYEAEDQCAKLGARLATTGELHLAWKAGMDVCNAGWLADRSVRYPISVARPQCGGGLLGVRTVYLFPNQTGYPYPDSRYDAICFQDAEDEDAVPGRTTPFPDIIFRGTPPSGMQPVLNSSSDNELRFGGVDTLSPLAPPTVTHEPGTNLTDVDEAMAPTGVVFHYRPIAGRYTLTFLEAQQTCQSVGAVIASPKQLQAAFERGLHQCDAGWLRDQTVRYPIVSPRDNCAGNLLHLPGVRSYGLRPADERYDVFCYVDRLRGEVFFTSDYDSFSYEEAVQHCRDLNATLASPGQLHAAWNLGLDKCRPGWLLDGSVRYPITTPRPQCGGGQVGVQIIYAHPNQTGFPDEHSRYDAYCFKPEIPAVHFENESSVEVTTVTVDVVQETTNVTDDFAPTVATVYNETEISQNFTGIEEFIDQTVIVGVEAVPPVPSVPPAEESGSGSGSGSGEVSGASGTSGTSGDTSGSGQGVTFSGHSGILSGDPSASGSAQEATEGSTVTFTSGEPGSASGSGDLGVVQQSGFSASGSGLTSGFSGIDNLMITMVEGKMVEVSGSQESTEQQFRSGQIESSVPECGSAFGSGCTGSGSGQSVIFVSGSGGSGSGGSGSGGPVFGGSGSGGSGSGGFDISFMDHSGADLTVHLSGEQELTGYQPSGSGLPSGLPSGFASGSGSASGDHLPEDSEIIFITSDETILVPLESGVHGPAAGRGVVEISGQGSGSGIHRDFSDTLDQSLDVSGRGFPQETLQVVTPDTASSSPTAAPSVTPGPPAVVAQPEIEEVHGCAKGWVEVMGNCYIHFDEKVTWSDAEERCRDIDAHLVSVGSQEELQYIKDNVWNQWIGLSNNGWSDGSPMNFENWRPDRTEEIPEENCVMMDGGWWSSVPCGYRLPFTCKTRQATVGVLVATSTCGAPPEVEHGRRMGPDRERYAVGSTVRYQCEAGYTQRHPPVIRCRGDGRWEEPQVECTQAGASHNRLHKRSLRRRSKGVTRPQDQRKLL
- the acanb gene encoding aggrecan core protein isoform X3, which codes for MMRLLLLLCASFPLISATTSSEKPDDLDGALRVSIPLERPLQPLLGGKVVVPCYFQDNAVADPGAPTAPPNQHRIKWSHVTQGKVTSILVASEGKVHVQAEYLDRVTMVNYPLVPTDATLEITELRAKDSGTYRCEVLLGIEDTYDTVDVQVQGIVFHYRAISNRYTLTFEKAKAACVHNGATIATPAQLQAAYDDGYHQCDAGWLSDQTVRYPIHEPRERCYGDKENFPGVRTYGVRDVNETYDVYCFAEKISGRVFYSMSVEKFTFYEAEDQCAKLGARLATTGELHLAWKAGMDVCNAGWLADRSVRYPISVARPQCGGGLLGVRTVYLFPNQTGYPYPDSRYDAICFQDAEDEDAVPGRTTPFPDIIFRGTPPSGMQPVLNSSSDNELRFGGVDTLSPLAPPTVTHEPGTNLTDVDEAMAPTGVVFHYRPIAGRYTLTFLEAQQTCQSVGAVIASPKQLQAAFERGLHQCDAGWLRDQTVRYPIVSPRDNCAGNLLHLPGVRSYGLRPADERYDVFCYVDRLRGEVFFTSDYDSFSYEEAVQHCRDLNATLASPGQLHAAWNLGLDKCRPGWLLDGSVRYPITTPRPQCGGGQVGVQIIYAHPNQTGFPDEHSRYDAYCFKPEIPAVHFENESSVEVTTVTVDVVQETTNVTDDFAPTVATVYNETEISQNFTGIEEFIDQTVIVGVEAVPPVPSVPPAEESGSGSGSGSGEVSGASGTSGTSGDTSGSGQGVTFSGHSGILSGDPSASGSAQEATEGSTVTFTSGEPGSASGSGDLGVVQQSGFSASGSGLTSGFSGIDNLMITMVEGKMVEVSGSQESTEQQFRSGQIESSVPECGSAFGSGCTGSGSGQSVIFVSGSGGSGSGGSGSGGPVFGGSGSGGSGSGGFDISFMDHSGADLTVHLSGEQELTGYQPSGSGLPSGLPSGFASGSGSASGDHLPEDSEIIFITSDETILVPLESGVHGPAAGRGVVEISGQGSGSGIHRDFSDTLDQSLDVSGRGFPQETLQVVTPDTASSSPTAAPSVTPGPPAVVAQPEIEEVHGCAKGWVEVMGNCYIHFDEKVTWSDAEERCRDIDAHLVSVGSQEELQYIKDNVWNQWIGLSNNGWSDGSPMNFENWRPDRTEEIPEENCVMMDGGWWSSVPCGYRLPFTCKTRQATPRVELLLRWNMADGWAPTESATPWAPQSATSVRRATRSATRPSFAAGATGGGRSLRWNVHKLAPAITGYTKGP